In Achromobacter xylosoxidans A8, a single window of DNA contains:
- a CDS encoding 7TM diverse intracellular signaling domain-containing protein, whose amino-acid sequence MKWLAVLWLALWLAPAWAQEPAGACTAQVLSIQVAQGGNDGRRPDSVQWQTVALPDDWSARWPGYSGTAWYRIGWRRDCAGAADGQVALALESVVMAGEVYINDERIWSDPQLTEPLSRSWNMPRYWLIPDALLHPGENTLWIRVVGVAGQSPGLGPVYLGGKAPVLQRYEDLWWRHRTLFTLNLIVSAVLGGLCFCIWLMRREQRAFGWYALMALFWVLFIANVLVTSPWPFPDSLTAARANIMVLVLYVACFCVFTWRFGGQSLPRIEKALWLLAAALLATLAFVPQIHLAEVQLGVVLIVSAIFFANCLQFPLHALRTRRPEHAMLAVCLLVFVAACAHDLLRVLKLIDGENIYTPFTSVVVTLCMSAVLGLRHARNVRRIERFNQELADGIEQARTELATTLEREHALALTNARLQDRLQIAHDLHDGLGGSLVRMMAMVEQASAPLHSQQFLSMLKLLRDDLRQTIDSGSSAGVTVPATPREWIAPLRHRFMQLFDELDISANWRVPEQWRAPPSALQCMALTRLVEESLVNVLKHSRARRVEVELRQPEPDRLELRIEDDGVGFDVAAVLRAGISVGMRSMHTRIARVGGTLEVASRPGQTMLTATLGPRAPQT is encoded by the coding sequence TTGAAGTGGCTTGCCGTCCTGTGGCTGGCGCTGTGGCTGGCGCCGGCATGGGCCCAGGAGCCCGCTGGCGCCTGCACGGCGCAGGTGCTGTCGATACAGGTCGCCCAGGGCGGCAACGACGGCCGCAGGCCCGATTCGGTGCAGTGGCAGACGGTCGCGCTGCCCGATGACTGGAGCGCCCGCTGGCCGGGATACAGCGGCACGGCCTGGTATCGAATAGGCTGGCGGCGCGATTGCGCAGGCGCTGCGGACGGGCAGGTCGCGCTGGCGCTGGAGTCGGTCGTCATGGCGGGCGAGGTCTATATCAACGACGAACGGATCTGGAGCGATCCGCAGCTGACCGAGCCGCTGTCGCGCAGCTGGAACATGCCGCGCTACTGGCTGATTCCCGACGCCCTGCTGCATCCCGGCGAGAACACCTTGTGGATCCGGGTAGTTGGCGTGGCAGGGCAATCGCCCGGCCTGGGGCCGGTCTATCTCGGCGGGAAAGCCCCCGTGTTGCAGCGCTACGAAGACCTGTGGTGGCGTCACCGCACGCTGTTCACGCTCAACCTGATCGTCTCGGCGGTGCTGGGAGGGCTGTGCTTCTGCATCTGGCTCATGCGCCGCGAGCAGCGCGCCTTTGGTTGGTATGCGCTGATGGCCTTGTTCTGGGTGCTGTTCATCGCCAACGTGCTGGTGACCAGTCCCTGGCCGTTCCCGGACAGCCTGACGGCGGCCCGGGCCAACATCATGGTGCTGGTGCTATACGTGGCCTGCTTTTGCGTCTTTACGTGGCGCTTCGGCGGGCAGTCGCTGCCGCGCATCGAAAAGGCGCTGTGGCTGCTTGCGGCCGCGCTGCTGGCGACGCTGGCCTTCGTGCCGCAGATCCATCTGGCCGAGGTGCAACTGGGCGTGGTGCTGATCGTGTCCGCGATTTTCTTTGCCAATTGCCTGCAATTCCCGTTGCATGCGCTGCGCACCCGCCGGCCAGAGCACGCGATGCTGGCGGTGTGCCTGCTGGTCTTCGTTGCCGCCTGCGCCCACGATCTGTTGCGGGTGCTGAAGCTTATCGACGGCGAGAATATCTATACGCCGTTCACCAGCGTGGTGGTCACGCTGTGCATGTCCGCAGTGCTGGGGCTGCGCCATGCGCGCAATGTGCGCCGCATCGAGCGCTTCAACCAGGAACTCGCCGACGGCATCGAGCAGGCGCGCACCGAACTCGCCACCACGCTGGAGCGCGAGCACGCGCTGGCGCTGACCAATGCCAGGCTGCAGGACCGGCTGCAGATCGCGCATGATCTGCATGACGGGCTGGGCGGGTCGCTGGTGCGCATGATGGCCATGGTGGAGCAGGCCAGCGCGCCGTTGCACAGCCAGCAGTTTCTATCCATGCTCAAGCTGCTGCGCGACGATCTGCGACAGACTATAGACAGCGGCTCCAGCGCGGGTGTTACGGTGCCGGCCACGCCGCGGGAATGGATAGCGCCATTGCGTCACCGCTTCATGCAGCTGTTCGACGAACTGGACATCAGCGCCAACTGGCGGGTTCCCGAACAGTGGCGCGCGCCGCCCAGCGCCTTGCAGTGCATGGCGCTGACGCGGCTGGTGGAAGAATCGCTGGTGAACGTGCTCAAGCACAGCCGCGCCCGGCGCGTAGAGGTGGAATTGCGCCAGCCCGAGCCTGACCGACTGGAGCTGCGCATCGAGGACGACGGCGTCGGTTTCGATGTGGCCGCAGTGCTGCGGGCGGGCATCAGCGTGGGCATGCGCAGTATGCATACCCGCATCGCCAGGGTGGGAGGCACGCTGGAGGTGGCCTCGCGGCCGGGCCAGACCATGCTGACGGCCACGCTGGGGCCGCGTGCGCCCCAGACCTGA
- a CDS encoding Hpt domain-containing protein, translating into MNNPSAPAIHPLQEVRQAQVVEVLRRELLAKVGNDPDIAAELARSLDQNHREDVDDLLLAIKQERWAEVKRYAHRILNTAQLLGCGALVELCLRVEGLLAEDGGQARAKLLEDYVPVVQNLSAILERVRRTF; encoded by the coding sequence GTGAATAATCCATCGGCTCCGGCCATTCATCCCCTGCAGGAAGTCCGACAGGCGCAGGTCGTGGAGGTGTTGCGCCGCGAACTGCTTGCCAAGGTCGGCAACGACCCGGATATCGCCGCGGAGCTTGCTCGAAGCCTGGATCAGAACCATAGGGAGGACGTCGATGACCTGCTGCTGGCGATCAAGCAGGAGCGGTGGGCGGAGGTCAAGCGATATGCGCATCGAATCCTGAACACCGCGCAGTTGCTGGGCTGTGGCGCCTTGGTCGAGCTCTGCCTGCGCGTCGAGGGATTGCTTGCCGAGGATGGCGGCCAGGCGCGTGCGAAACTATTGGAAGACTATGTGCCGGTGGTCCAAAACTTGAGCGCAATCCTGGAGCGCGTGAGGCGCACATTCTGA
- a CDS encoding hybrid sensor histidine kinase/response regulator — protein sequence MLTLSVFLNMVLAAALIAALVWVALRIRGARSVRGELAGLARLADTLPVALFVRDLDLNLMTRNDSLKAYADTCRSEGWGLPLHATLESLSAPAPESGQPANLEEIIRDYRQVLASGETLVREHAFKHDPASGVAAWAAPLRGADGAVIGLIGGNARFRGFPDLLRDVSETRLGMERANLMKSTYLAFISHEIRTPLNAIIGMLELILQRGGLSGDTREKLAVSRQSAQSLLSLISGLIDISKLETGHFQLRRKNVDLRALAADTLAPFRAAAEAKGLLLSLDVEAELAERHFSDPIRLKQLLDKLLSNAVRFTDHGRIDVALQAGRATEEIQWITLCVADTGPGIAADVQARLAAPHFEPALREQGAGIGLGLSICSELARLMGGSMEVSSVAGQGTRISVRLPLALPPSEHAAVASAPALAAADAGGLRILVIDDHEANRLLLKHQLRMLKHSAQFAQNGAAGLALAERLEFDLIICDCVMPVMDGAAFTAALRAGGGLNAATPVLGYTASELELDLASGARTSMNAVLIKPVDLQTLQSFILAHGRRPPACGTTIH from the coding sequence ATGCTCACGCTTTCCGTGTTCCTGAATATGGTCCTGGCGGCGGCGCTGATTGCCGCATTGGTCTGGGTCGCGCTGCGCATTCGCGGCGCCAGGTCTGTGCGCGGTGAGCTGGCCGGGCTGGCGCGCTTGGCGGATACGCTGCCCGTCGCGCTTTTCGTCCGGGATCTCGATCTCAACCTGATGACGCGCAACGACTCGCTCAAGGCATACGCCGACACGTGCCGCAGCGAGGGCTGGGGCCTTCCGCTGCATGCCACGCTGGAGTCCCTGTCCGCGCCGGCCCCTGAAAGCGGACAGCCTGCCAATCTGGAAGAGATCATCCGCGACTATCGCCAGGTGCTGGCCAGCGGCGAAACGCTGGTGCGCGAGCATGCTTTCAAGCATGATCCCGCATCCGGGGTGGCGGCATGGGCCGCGCCCTTGCGCGGGGCGGACGGCGCCGTTATCGGCTTGATAGGGGGCAACGCGCGTTTTCGCGGATTTCCCGACTTGCTGCGGGACGTGTCCGAAACCCGGTTGGGCATGGAAAGGGCCAATTTGATGAAGTCGACCTATCTTGCGTTCATCAGCCATGAAATCCGCACCCCATTGAATGCGATCATCGGCATGCTCGAGCTGATCCTGCAGCGTGGCGGCCTGTCCGGCGACACGCGCGAGAAGCTTGCGGTGTCGCGCCAGTCCGCCCAATCGCTGTTGTCCCTGATCAGCGGCTTGATCGATATCTCCAAGCTGGAGACTGGCCATTTCCAGCTGCGGCGCAAGAATGTCGATCTGCGCGCGCTGGCGGCCGACACGCTGGCGCCGTTCCGGGCCGCCGCGGAAGCGAAGGGCTTGCTGCTATCGCTGGACGTCGAGGCTGAGCTCGCGGAGCGCCATTTTTCGGATCCGATCCGGCTCAAGCAATTGCTGGATAAGCTGTTGTCCAATGCGGTCCGTTTTACGGACCATGGCCGCATCGATGTTGCGCTGCAAGCCGGGCGGGCGACGGAGGAGATCCAGTGGATCACGCTATGCGTGGCGGACACCGGTCCCGGGATCGCCGCGGATGTTCAGGCCAGGCTGGCTGCGCCGCACTTTGAGCCTGCGCTCAGGGAGCAGGGCGCAGGCATCGGGTTGGGGCTGTCAATATGCAGCGAGCTGGCGCGCTTGATGGGCGGATCCATGGAAGTGTCCAGCGTGGCCGGACAGGGCACAAGGATATCGGTGCGCTTGCCGTTGGCGCTGCCGCCTTCCGAACACGCCGCCGTGGCGTCGGCCCCTGCGCTCGCGGCGGCCGACGCCGGCGGCTTGCGCATACTCGTCATCGACGACCATGAAGCCAACCGGCTGCTGCTCAAGCATCAGCTGCGGATGTTGAAGCATTCCGCGCAATTCGCGCAGAACGGCGCGGCCGGCCTGGCGTTGGCGGAGCGGCTGGAGTTCGATCTGATCATCTGCGACTGCGTCATGCCCGTCATGGACGGCGCCGCGTTCACGGCCGCCCTGAGGGCGGGCGGCGGCCTGAATGCGGCAACGCCGGTGCTGGGCTATACCGCGAGCGAACTTGAACTCGATTTGGCTTCCGGCGCGCGGACCAGCATGAACGCCGTGCTGATCAAGCCTGTGGATCTGCAGACGCTGCAATCCTTCATCCTCGCGCATGGCAGGCGACCGCCGGCTTGCGGGACTACGATTCACTGA
- a CDS encoding EAL domain-containing protein, whose protein sequence is MKRAIAQSQQLGDEEVMLMARRGDGLSVVLQPQFNLLNGEMVAAECLARWTHAVRGEIGPAEFVPAVHRLGVDLPFFEQICRLAVAASAALRAQGIDVPLAINASASTLSSQGAIDALVHHAGAANIPLTRFRIELTEDQPVTRLEPLRRSLKKFAKAGCQVSMDDFGTGYASLQLLNALPIAELKIDGRFVRRIRRDRKAREITRLSVLLGERLGLRVVAEGIESAPDIALLQSMGCSHGQGYVLSPPILLSEFLESRKR, encoded by the coding sequence ATGAAACGCGCCATAGCGCAAAGCCAGCAGCTTGGCGACGAAGAAGTCATGTTGATGGCACGGCGCGGCGACGGCTTGAGCGTCGTGCTGCAGCCGCAGTTCAATCTGCTGAATGGCGAAATGGTCGCCGCGGAATGCCTGGCCCGGTGGACTCACGCGGTCAGGGGCGAGATTGGACCGGCCGAATTCGTTCCCGCCGTTCATCGCCTTGGCGTGGATCTGCCTTTTTTTGAACAGATCTGCCGCCTGGCGGTCGCCGCTTCGGCCGCCCTGCGCGCGCAGGGAATCGACGTGCCCCTGGCGATCAACGCATCGGCCTCGACCTTGTCCAGCCAGGGCGCGATCGATGCCTTGGTGCACCACGCGGGCGCCGCGAACATACCGTTGACGCGGTTTCGCATCGAATTGACCGAGGACCAGCCTGTCACCCGCCTCGAACCGTTGCGCAGGTCGCTGAAGAAATTCGCGAAGGCGGGCTGCCAGGTCAGCATGGACGATTTCGGAACCGGCTACGCCTCCTTGCAGCTCTTGAACGCGCTGCCCATCGCCGAACTGAAGATCGACGGCCGTTTCGTGCGCCGCATCCGCCGCGACAGGAAGGCGCGCGAAATCACCCGCCTGTCGGTGCTGCTGGGGGAGCGGCTCGGTTTGCGCGTGGTCGCCGAAGGCATTGAAAGCGCGCCGGATATCGCCCTGCTCCAGTCCATGGGGTGCAGCCACGGGCAGGGCTATGTGCTGTCCCCGCCGATCTTGCTTTCCGAGTTTCTCGAAAGCCGCAAGCGCTAG
- a CDS encoding LuxR C-terminal-related transcriptional regulator produces the protein MTAHMLASESTLPAPVLLVEDEPLICRRLEGLLLQLGYAPEALVFAATLAQARERLASQPFALALVDLGLPDGNGTDLIAEMHAEDPSLAILVISAWSTEDAILAALRAGATGYVLKERDDLEVSLSIRSVLRGGAPIDPFVARRIIEELRPRRTGPSDAAAGDPAESADSGETLSPRESQILRLVSEGLGNREIAEELHLSRYTVECHVKHIYRKLAVSSRTRAIHAARTRGLLD, from the coding sequence ATGACCGCTCACATGCTTGCTTCCGAGTCGACCCTGCCTGCCCCGGTGCTGCTGGTGGAGGACGAACCCCTGATCTGCCGCCGGCTGGAAGGCCTGTTGCTGCAGCTGGGCTATGCGCCGGAGGCGCTGGTGTTCGCCGCCACGCTGGCGCAGGCGCGCGAGCGCCTTGCCAGCCAGCCGTTCGCGCTGGCGCTGGTCGATCTGGGTCTGCCTGACGGCAACGGCACGGACCTGATCGCCGAGATGCACGCGGAAGATCCCAGCCTGGCGATCCTGGTGATTTCGGCATGGAGCACGGAGGACGCAATCCTTGCCGCGTTGCGCGCGGGCGCCACGGGCTATGTGCTCAAGGAGCGTGACGACCTGGAGGTGTCCCTGTCGATCCGCAGCGTGCTGCGCGGCGGGGCGCCGATCGATCCCTTCGTGGCCCGTCGCATCATCGAAGAGCTGCGCCCCAGGCGGACAGGGCCGTCCGATGCGGCAGCGGGCGACCCGGCCGAGTCCGCTGATTCGGGCGAAACCCTGAGCCCGCGCGAAAGCCAGATCTTGCGCCTGGTCTCCGAGGGGCTGGGCAACCGTGAGATCGCCGAGGAACTGCACCTGTCGCGCTATACCGTCGAATGCCACGTCAAGCACATCTACCGCAAGCTCGCCGTTTCTTCGCGGACGCGGGCCATACACGCGGCGCGCACGCGCGGCTTGCTCGATTGA
- a CDS encoding SecDF P1 head subdomain-containing protein: MPSMRQLGRAAVLAALLPCAAYAETVVLQVARATAGADPQTSARTVDVELKPESRQALADFTRDRVGKRIQLRSGGVLLSSATLQSPLEGDSFRITAGEHGFAGKSAEEIAQSIMKSGGLTVDDENTAK, encoded by the coding sequence ATGCCATCAATGAGACAACTCGGCCGCGCGGCCGTGCTTGCCGCGCTGCTGCCCTGCGCGGCCTACGCTGAAACCGTCGTGCTGCAGGTGGCGCGGGCCACCGCCGGGGCCGATCCGCAAACCTCCGCCAGGACGGTGGACGTCGAACTCAAGCCCGAAAGCCGCCAGGCCCTGGCCGACTTCACGCGAGACCGCGTGGGCAAGCGCATCCAGCTGCGCTCAGGCGGCGTGCTGCTGTCCTCGGCCACGCTGCAGAGTCCGCTGGAAGGCGACAGCTTCCGCATCACCGCGGGCGAACACGGCTTCGCCGGCAAGTCCGCCGAAGAGATCGCCCAGAGCATCATGAAAAGCGGCGGACTGACGGTGGACGACGAAAACACCGCCAAGTAG
- a CDS encoding response regulator transcription factor, which produces MSTVLIVDDHPAFRLVLRTQIALLPSANRIIEADNGVDTLALARSERPDLIVLDLDMPKMGGLEAISRILAVNPDLRILVVSAHDPSVFASRVAELGACGYASKRLEIKELVRCIESVLAGYSVFPNSAKAASNADVVDFHQKKLDLLSNKEMVVTQMLAQGLSNKEIGDALFISNKTVSTHKTRIMNKLQIGSLVELVDFARKSKISM; this is translated from the coding sequence ATGTCGACTGTCCTGATTGTTGATGATCATCCCGCATTTCGTCTGGTCCTGAGGACGCAGATTGCGCTGTTGCCCAGCGCTAACCGGATAATTGAGGCGGACAATGGGGTCGACACGCTGGCGCTGGCCAGGAGCGAACGCCCGGACTTGATCGTGCTTGATCTGGACATGCCAAAAATGGGCGGCCTGGAAGCCATTTCCAGAATCCTTGCCGTTAATCCGGACTTGCGGATACTAGTCGTGTCAGCGCATGATCCTTCCGTATTCGCGTCGCGCGTGGCGGAACTTGGCGCCTGCGGCTACGCCAGCAAGCGTCTGGAAATCAAGGAACTGGTGCGCTGCATCGAGTCCGTGCTGGCGGGCTATAGCGTGTTTCCGAACTCGGCCAAGGCGGCCAGCAACGCGGACGTGGTGGATTTCCATCAGAAGAAACTCGACCTGCTCTCCAACAAGGAAATGGTCGTCACCCAGATGCTGGCTCAGGGTTTGAGCAACAAGGAAATCGGCGACGCGCTGTTCATCAGCAATAAAACGGTGAGCACGCACAAGACCAGGATAATGAACAAATTGCAGATTGGCTCTTTGGTTGAATTGGTCGATTTTGCAAGAAAGTCGAAAATTTCGATGTAA
- a CDS encoding TonB-dependent receptor, with the protein MSKADRSTAHAKAGGNPSASIYAAMCGALMSPGLVLAQGSQAPGAVHQLSPVHVQGQAVSDGYEANIASSPKMTAPLLDTPRSVTVITEQLMRDRAATSLMDVLRTAPGITFGAGEGGTPTGDRPFVRGYEASTDMMVDGMRDLGRFSHETFNLESVEILKGPSSAYSGRGSTGGSINLVSKSPKLENFAEGTVGVGTDDNWRLTGDGNWALGESSAFRLNFMKQGGDIPGRNHVETDRWGVAPSFSWGLGTPTQVTLSYYHLQNDDTPDLGIPFKNESRPDRVTPPKVDRDNYYGLIGRDYRKNQADMTTLMVEHKFSDKLKLRNGTRYSESTNEYVMTRPSFDNCAARVGGRPNPAYGVAPCSNEADGVQMSKALRSLNQTNRSFINQTDMFGEFTAGGLRHSYVAGLEFSTETISKRDGVPAGGFDKTLVDDLYNPNPRQPYTGSLSWGPRYDAAKTITRAAYVFDTVKFSEQWEANAGLRYDNYRVTSGNVERTDNMWNYQLGLVYKPAPNGSIYVSYGTSSNPSGETAGQSGGADGAAGGRLTAGTAALAPEKSRSIELGTKWDVFDERLSLTAAVFETRKTDARSSDPITGDVTLSGSNRVRGIELGVAGSITPKWQVWGGYSYMDPKVTSYQSGGSDFSGNQMKFIARQSASLWTTYKFLPELTVGAGATFTGKRYVDDANVYQLPSYWRYDAMAVYQFNKNFGLQLNLNNLTDETIYEASHVGLFSYVAPGRSAMLTATFRYN; encoded by the coding sequence ATGAGCAAAGCAGATAGATCGACGGCCCATGCCAAGGCCGGTGGCAACCCTTCGGCCTCCATTTATGCAGCAATGTGCGGCGCGCTGATGTCGCCGGGCCTGGTCCTGGCCCAGGGCAGCCAGGCGCCAGGCGCAGTGCATCAGTTGTCGCCCGTCCACGTGCAAGGGCAGGCGGTCAGTGACGGCTACGAGGCCAACATCGCCTCCTCTCCCAAGATGACGGCGCCCTTGCTGGATACGCCGAGGTCGGTCACGGTGATCACCGAACAGCTGATGCGCGACCGGGCCGCCACCTCGCTGATGGACGTGCTGCGCACCGCGCCGGGCATTACCTTTGGCGCCGGCGAAGGCGGCACGCCCACCGGCGACCGGCCCTTCGTGCGTGGCTATGAAGCCAGCACCGACATGATGGTCGACGGCATGCGCGACCTGGGACGTTTCTCGCACGAGACCTTCAATCTGGAGTCGGTCGAGATCCTGAAGGGGCCGAGCTCCGCGTATTCCGGCCGCGGGTCGACCGGCGGCAGCATCAACCTGGTCAGCAAGAGCCCCAAGCTGGAGAACTTCGCGGAAGGCACGGTCGGCGTCGGCACCGACGACAACTGGCGCCTGACGGGTGACGGCAATTGGGCCCTGGGCGAAAGCTCGGCGTTCCGCCTGAATTTCATGAAGCAGGGCGGTGACATTCCGGGCCGCAACCACGTCGAAACCGACCGTTGGGGCGTGGCGCCCTCGTTCTCGTGGGGCCTGGGCACGCCGACGCAAGTCACGCTCAGCTACTACCACTTGCAGAACGACGACACGCCCGATCTGGGCATTCCGTTCAAGAACGAATCGCGCCCCGACCGCGTCACTCCGCCCAAGGTGGACCGCGACAACTATTACGGCTTGATCGGCCGCGACTACCGCAAGAACCAGGCCGACATGACCACCCTGATGGTCGAGCACAAGTTCAGCGACAAGCTGAAGCTGCGCAACGGCACGCGCTATAGCGAATCCACCAACGAATACGTGATGACGCGCCCGTCCTTCGACAACTGCGCGGCGCGCGTGGGCGGCAGGCCCAACCCGGCCTATGGCGTGGCGCCCTGCTCGAACGAAGCGGATGGCGTGCAGATGAGCAAGGCTCTGCGCAGCCTGAACCAGACCAACCGCTCCTTCATCAACCAGACCGACATGTTCGGCGAGTTCACCGCCGGCGGGCTGCGCCACAGCTATGTGGCCGGCCTGGAGTTCAGCACGGAAACCATCAGCAAGCGCGACGGCGTGCCGGCGGGCGGCTTCGACAAGACCCTGGTGGACGATCTGTACAACCCGAATCCTCGCCAGCCGTATACCGGCAGCCTGAGCTGGGGGCCGCGCTACGACGCCGCCAAGACCATCACGCGCGCGGCCTACGTGTTCGACACGGTCAAGTTCAGCGAGCAGTGGGAAGCCAACGCCGGCCTGCGCTATGACAACTACCGCGTGACCAGCGGCAACGTCGAGCGCACCGACAATATGTGGAACTACCAGCTGGGCCTGGTCTACAAGCCGGCGCCCAACGGCAGCATCTACGTGTCCTACGGCACCTCGTCCAATCCGTCCGGCGAAACGGCGGGCCAGTCTGGCGGCGCGGACGGCGCGGCAGGCGGCCGCTTGACCGCAGGCACCGCGGCGCTGGCGCCCGAGAAGAGCCGCAGCATCGAACTGGGCACCAAGTGGGATGTGTTCGACGAGCGCCTGTCGCTGACCGCGGCAGTGTTCGAAACCCGCAAGACCGATGCGCGCAGCTCCGATCCCATCACCGGCGACGTGACGCTGTCCGGCAGCAACCGCGTGCGCGGCATCGAACTGGGCGTGGCGGGTTCCATCACGCCCAAGTGGCAGGTCTGGGGCGGCTATAGCTACATGGATCCGAAGGTCACCAGCTACCAGAGCGGCGGCAGCGACTTCAGCGGCAATCAGATGAAGTTCATCGCCCGCCAGAGCGCCAGCCTGTGGACGACCTACAAGTTCCTGCCCGAGCTGACGGTGGGCGCCGGCGCAACCTTCACCGGCAAGCGCTACGTCGACGACGCCAACGTCTACCAGCTGCCTTCCTACTGGCGCTATGACGCGATGGCGGTCTATCAGTTCAACAAGAACTTCGGCCTGCAGCTGAACCTGAACAACCTGACCGACGAGACCATCTACGAGGCCTCGCACGTGGGTCTGTTCAGCTACGTCGCACCGGGCCGTTCGGCGATGCTGACCGCCACGTTCCGATACAACTGA
- a CDS encoding Bug family tripartite tricarboxylate transporter substrate binding protein yields MKYSTISATHSRPTTRRTILALLAGAIGLAAAPAFAQGTDNFPTRAVTIVVPFPAGGATDITARLVAEGLSKKWGQPVVVENKPGAGGNVGSEYVARAAPDGYTLVLGVTGSHGINTSLYKNMRYDPVKDFEAITQATLYPNAIVVNNDVPANNLQELIALLKKPDAHYSYGSDGNGTASHLGMELIKNQGKFEISHIPYRGSSPMVTDLLGGQIQVGITGLPAVQAYAKSGKLKIVALTTGERFASAPDYPTVAEQGFAGYAAPPWSGFFAPKGTPKPLVEKISADMREVMADPKTKEKIVASGSEFTPSTPAQFQAFVQQEIAKWAEAVKISGARID; encoded by the coding sequence ATGAAGTACTCGACCATCTCCGCAACTCACTCGCGGCCGACCACCCGCCGCACCATTCTGGCACTGCTCGCCGGCGCCATCGGGCTGGCCGCCGCTCCCGCCTTCGCACAGGGCACGGACAATTTCCCCACGCGCGCAGTCACCATCGTCGTGCCCTTCCCAGCAGGCGGCGCCACCGACATCACCGCGCGCCTGGTGGCAGAGGGACTCTCCAAGAAGTGGGGACAACCGGTCGTGGTGGAAAACAAGCCCGGCGCGGGCGGCAACGTCGGTTCGGAGTACGTGGCGCGCGCCGCGCCCGACGGCTACACCCTGGTGCTGGGCGTAACGGGCTCGCATGGCATCAACACCTCGCTCTACAAGAACATGCGCTATGACCCGGTCAAGGATTTCGAGGCCATCACGCAAGCCACGCTGTATCCCAACGCCATCGTCGTCAACAACGACGTACCGGCCAACAATCTGCAGGAACTCATCGCCCTGCTGAAGAAGCCCGACGCGCACTACTCCTACGGTTCGGACGGCAACGGCACGGCGTCGCACCTGGGCATGGAACTGATCAAGAACCAGGGCAAGTTCGAGATCTCGCACATTCCTTACCGCGGCAGCTCGCCAATGGTGACCGACCTGCTGGGCGGCCAGATCCAGGTGGGCATTACCGGCCTGCCCGCCGTGCAGGCTTATGCCAAGAGCGGAAAACTGAAGATCGTGGCCCTGACCACGGGCGAACGCTTCGCCAGCGCGCCCGACTATCCCACGGTGGCCGAACAAGGCTTCGCGGGCTATGCCGCGCCGCCCTGGTCGGGTTTCTTCGCGCCCAAGGGAACGCCCAAGCCGCTGGTGGAGAAGATCTCGGCGGACATGCGCGAAGTCATGGCCGATCCGAAGACCAAGGAGAAGATCGTCGCCTCCGGCAGCGAGTTCACGCCGTCCACGCCTGCACAGTTCCAGGCTTTCGTGCAGCAGGAAATCGCGAAGTGGGCCGAGGCCGTCAAGATCTCCGGCGCGCGCATCGACTGA